The DNA segment TGCTCTCCGCCGAACTGCACCGCCACGGACTGCCGTCGCTGGCCGAGCGGCTGGGCGGGCGCGTGCCGGCCCCGGTCGTCGACCCGTACACCATCGACCGCCGGGTCGACCGCTACCGCCGGGGCAAGCGCAATCTGGAGGCGGTCTGCGCGGAGTACGGGGTGGTGCTCGACGCGGCGCACGACGCCTCGGCGGACGCGCTGGCCGCCGCCCGGCTCGCCACCGCGATCGCCGAGCGGTACCCGAAGATAGCCGGGCTCGGCCTGGCGGAGCTGCACCGCAGCCAGGTCCGGTGGTACGCGGAATGGGCCGCCGACTTCGAGGCGTTCCTGCGCCGCAAGGGCGAGGCGGACGCGGTGATCGACCGGGTCTGGCCGGTGCGCGAGCTGACGGACGCCGTCGCGCGGTAGCCCGTGCCGGGTGCGCTCAGAAGGGGTACCAGCGCACCGACTCGTCCCCGTCCCGCAGCGACGCCACCCGGCGCTCGAACTCCGCGAGCGCCT comes from the Streptomyces seoulensis genome and includes:
- a CDS encoding exonuclease domain-containing protein, producing the protein MGWHREPLIGFDLETTGTDPLQSRIVTGAVLEVRAGEPVGRREWLADPGVEIPADAVAVHGISNERAAAEGRPADQVADALADALVSAWDAGMPVVAYNAAFDLTLLSAELHRHGLPSLAERLGGRVPAPVVDPYTIDRRVDRYRRGKRNLEAVCAEYGVVLDAAHDASADALAAARLATAIAERYPKIAGLGLAELHRSQVRWYAEWAADFEAFLRRKGEADAVIDRVWPVRELTDAVAR